Proteins co-encoded in one Trueperella abortisuis genomic window:
- the gyrA gene encoding DNA gyrase subunit A, producing MSENTVSFGHGNIKDVDLQREMESSYLDYAMSVIVGRALPDVRDGMKPVHRRVIYAMWDGGYRPDSAFSKSVKIVGDVMGHYHPHGDAAIYDTMVRMVQPWNLRYPLVAGQGNFGTAGDLGAAAPRYTEARMAPLAVEMVRDINEDTVDFQPNFDGSVQEPVVLTSRIPNLLINGSEGIAVGMATSIPPHNLREVAAGAQWYLEHPDATRDELLANLMMRISGPDFPTGATILGTKGIEDMYRTGRGTITQRAKVEIDEVNGRTSLVISDLPYQVNPDRLLDRMVEGVKDGRLSGIADIRDESSGRAGQRIVVVLKRDAVAKVVLNNLYKHTQLQNNFSANMLALVDGVPRTLSLDGFIHYWVQHQVEVINRRTAYRLRKAEERLMILEGLVKALDMLDEVIALIRRSPTVDEARTGLMDLLGINEIQADHILAMQLRRLAALERQKIIEERDEKLALCEEYRDILAKPARQRAIISEELNEVVERYGDDRRTTILPFDGEMTVEDLIPEDEIVVTVTRSGFIKRTKVSEYRAQRRGGKGVKGTTLRSDDVVEHMGIASTHDWHLFFTNLGRVYRVKGYEIPEGSRESKGQHVANVLALQPGEQIASAFTLRSYDQADYLVLATEDGMVKKTKLADYDSARTGGLIAINLREHVDGSTDQVVSARLINSGDELILVSRKGQSLRFTADDESLRPMGRATSGVRGMKFRDGDSLLAMEVVREDSEVFVITDGGFAKRTNADQYRPQNRGGLGIRVAKLAENRGDLVGALITKPGDEVVVIMEGGKVVRSFVDEVNLTGRNTQGVRFVRPDEGDRVIAMAPVFESENSDSADSADSVASGESVGSADGVVETTDETEATAETEATAETEATASSGENNPPQEG from the coding sequence GTGAGTGAGAATACTGTGAGCTTTGGACACGGCAACATCAAGGATGTCGACCTCCAGCGCGAGATGGAGTCCTCCTACCTCGACTACGCCATGTCAGTTATTGTCGGGCGCGCGCTGCCCGACGTCCGGGATGGCATGAAGCCCGTCCACCGCCGCGTCATCTACGCGATGTGGGACGGCGGCTACCGCCCCGACTCGGCCTTTTCCAAGTCGGTCAAGATCGTCGGCGACGTCATGGGCCACTACCACCCGCACGGCGACGCCGCCATCTACGACACCATGGTTCGCATGGTTCAGCCGTGGAACCTTCGCTACCCGCTCGTGGCTGGCCAGGGCAACTTCGGTACGGCCGGCGACCTGGGGGCGGCCGCGCCGAGGTACACCGAGGCGCGGATGGCACCACTGGCGGTCGAGATGGTCCGAGATATCAACGAAGACACCGTCGACTTCCAACCTAACTTCGACGGCTCCGTCCAGGAGCCCGTGGTCCTCACCTCGCGCATCCCGAACCTCCTCATCAACGGATCGGAGGGCATCGCCGTCGGCATGGCCACGTCGATCCCGCCGCACAACCTGCGCGAAGTCGCCGCGGGAGCCCAGTGGTACCTCGAGCACCCGGACGCGACGCGCGACGAGCTGCTCGCCAACCTCATGATGCGCATCTCGGGTCCGGACTTCCCCACGGGAGCGACGATCCTCGGCACCAAGGGCATTGAGGACATGTACCGCACCGGCCGCGGCACCATCACCCAGCGCGCCAAGGTCGAGATCGACGAGGTCAACGGGCGCACGTCGCTTGTCATCTCCGACCTGCCATACCAGGTTAACCCCGACCGCCTGCTCGACCGCATGGTCGAAGGAGTCAAGGACGGGCGCCTGTCCGGCATCGCCGACATCCGCGACGAGTCCTCGGGCCGCGCCGGCCAGCGCATCGTCGTCGTGCTCAAGCGCGACGCCGTGGCGAAGGTGGTGCTGAATAACCTCTACAAGCACACCCAGTTGCAAAACAACTTCTCGGCCAACATGCTCGCGCTGGTCGACGGCGTGCCGCGCACCCTCTCCCTTGACGGCTTCATCCACTACTGGGTACAGCACCAGGTGGAGGTCATCAACCGTCGCACCGCCTACCGCCTGCGAAAGGCCGAAGAGCGCCTCATGATCCTGGAGGGTCTGGTCAAGGCCCTCGACATGCTCGACGAGGTCATCGCCCTCATCCGGCGTTCTCCCACGGTGGACGAGGCGCGGACCGGGCTCATGGATTTGCTCGGCATCAACGAGATCCAGGCTGACCACATCCTCGCCATGCAGCTGCGCCGCCTGGCCGCCCTCGAACGGCAAAAGATCATCGAGGAACGCGACGAGAAGCTCGCCCTATGCGAGGAATACCGCGACATCCTCGCCAAGCCCGCCCGCCAGCGGGCGATCATCTCCGAGGAGCTCAACGAGGTGGTGGAGCGCTACGGCGACGACCGTCGTACCACCATCCTTCCCTTCGACGGCGAGATGACGGTCGAGGACCTCATCCCCGAAGATGAGATCGTGGTGACCGTGACCCGCTCGGGCTTCATCAAGCGCACCAAGGTCTCCGAGTACCGCGCCCAGCGCCGCGGCGGCAAGGGAGTCAAGGGTACGACGCTGCGCAGCGACGACGTCGTGGAACACATGGGCATCGCCTCCACCCACGACTGGCACCTGTTCTTCACGAACCTGGGTCGGGTCTACCGCGTCAAGGGATACGAGATCCCCGAGGGTTCCCGGGAGTCGAAGGGGCAGCACGTGGCCAACGTGCTTGCACTGCAACCGGGCGAACAAATCGCATCCGCCTTTACCCTGCGCTCCTACGACCAGGCCGACTACCTCGTGCTCGCAACCGAGGACGGCATGGTGAAGAAGACCAAGCTCGCCGACTACGACTCGGCCCGGACCGGCGGCCTCATTGCCATCAACCTGCGCGAACACGTGGACGGATCCACCGACCAGGTTGTTTCCGCCCGCCTGATCAACAGCGGCGACGAGCTCATCCTTGTCTCCCGCAAGGGACAGTCGCTGCGCTTCACCGCCGACGACGAATCGCTACGGCCCATGGGGCGCGCGACGAGTGGCGTCCGCGGCATGAAGTTCCGCGACGGGGACTCGCTGCTGGCCATGGAGGTGGTGAGGGAAGACTCCGAGGTCTTCGTCATCACCGACGGCGGCTTCGCCAAGCGCACCAACGCCGACCAGTACCGGCCACAGAATCGCGGAGGCCTCGGCATCCGGGTGGCCAAGCTCGCCGAAAACCGCGGCGACCTCGTGGGCGCGCTCATCACCAAGCCCGGCGACGAGGTCGTGGTCATCATGGAGGGCGGCAAGGTCGTGCGGTCCTTCGTGGACGAGGTCAACCTCACCGGCCGCAACACCCAGGGCGTGCGCTTCGTCCGCCCTGACGAAGGCGACCGCGTCATTGCCATGGCGCCCGTTTTCGAATCCGAGAACAGCGATAGTGCCGACAGCGCGGATTCCGTAGCCTCGGGTGAATCGGTAGGCTCGGCCGACGGCGTCGTGGAGACGACGGACGAAACCGAGGCGACGGCGGAAACCGAGGCGACGGCGGAAACCGAGGCGACGGCGTCGTCGGGCGAAAACAATCCACCCCAAGAAGGGTGA
- a CDS encoding DUF3566 domain-containing protein, whose translation MTETTQTPDSVEQPKAEEKVDVGISRVRMTISRIDPLSALKLSFLVSVGVGIMIVIAAILLWFTLDAMHVWARINELLVTLNSEPLLELGQFMQFGRVVSFAVVVGVIEVVLMTLFGTVMALLYNVVAMLVGGLGITVTDE comes from the coding sequence ATGACCGAGACCACGCAGACCCCAGATAGCGTCGAGCAGCCCAAGGCGGAGGAGAAGGTGGACGTGGGCATCAGCCGCGTCCGCATGACCATCTCGCGCATCGACCCACTGTCCGCGCTCAAGCTTTCCTTCCTTGTGTCGGTGGGTGTGGGCATCATGATCGTCATCGCCGCCATCCTCTTGTGGTTCACGCTTGACGCCATGCACGTGTGGGCACGCATCAACGAACTGCTCGTGACCCTCAACTCCGAGCCGCTGCTCGAGCTAGGCCAGTTCATGCAGTTCGGGCGCGTCGTGTCCTTCGCCGTCGTCGTGGGCGTTATTGAGGTGGTGCTCATGACCCTGTTCGGCACCGTGATGGCGCTCCTGTACAACGTGGTCGCCATGCTCGTAGGCGGGCTCGGCATCACCGTAACGGACGAGTAG
- a CDS encoding DLW-39 family protein: protein MKRFALVCLAGLGGYIVFLQVQKNMQRQATWRQVTDPVSF, encoded by the coding sequence ATGAAGAGGTTCGCTCTGGTGTGTTTGGCTGGCCTGGGAGGTTACATCGTCTTCCTCCAGGTTCAAAAGAACATGCAGCGCCAGGCGACGTGGCGACAGGTGACTGACCCGGTTAGCTTCTAA
- a CDS encoding peptidylprolyl isomerase has translation MEATLHTNYGDIKIDLYPEHAPETVANFTELATGKREWINPRTGQTTTDPLYDGVIFHRVIAGFMIQGGDPLGTGTGGPGYRFDDEIAPELNFTEPYVLAMANAGKQGGRGTNGSQFFITVAPTTWLQGKHTIFGKVNDADSQAVVDAIAGVETGPMDRPLQDVVINSVTVVD, from the coding sequence ATGGAAGCAACACTGCATACAAACTACGGAGACATCAAGATCGACCTCTACCCGGAGCACGCTCCCGAAACGGTCGCCAACTTCACCGAGCTCGCCACGGGCAAGCGCGAGTGGATCAACCCGCGTACGGGGCAGACCACCACGGATCCGCTGTACGACGGCGTCATTTTCCACCGCGTCATCGCCGGCTTCATGATCCAGGGCGGCGATCCGCTCGGGACCGGCACCGGCGGCCCGGGCTACCGCTTCGACGACGAGATCGCCCCCGAACTAAACTTCACCGAGCCCTACGTGCTCGCCATGGCGAACGCCGGCAAGCAGGGCGGCCGCGGCACGAACGGTTCGCAGTTCTTCATCACCGTCGCTCCGACCACCTGGCTGCAGGGCAAGCACACGATCTTCGGCAAGGTTAACGACGCCGACTCCCAGGCTGTCGTCGACGCGATTGCCGGCGTCGAGACCGGCCCGATGGATCGCCCGCTTCAGGACGTGGTCATCAACTCGGTGACGGTCGTCGACTAG
- a CDS encoding rhomboid family intramembrane serine protease, with product MTAALIVLCAVMALAERLQPQVGVEFMFYPPLAQAQPYRFITSAFLHSGFWHLVLNMYALWLLGRALEPALGWARYLALYFLSAIAGNAAVYAVANLTGGWNVGAVGASGAIFGLFGALMIMYRKVNANMSGILVILGINLVYGFVMPGISWESHVGGLLVGAFLMWLWLSIREGGQGLRTRAFLDIASGLAVLALTGLILWI from the coding sequence GTGACTGCGGCGCTGATCGTCCTGTGCGCCGTCATGGCGCTTGCGGAGCGTCTGCAGCCCCAGGTGGGGGTGGAATTCATGTTCTACCCTCCCCTGGCGCAGGCGCAACCCTACCGCTTCATCACCTCAGCGTTCCTCCACAGCGGCTTTTGGCACCTCGTGTTGAACATGTATGCGCTGTGGTTGCTGGGGCGTGCGCTTGAGCCGGCGCTCGGCTGGGCGAGATACCTGGCGTTGTACTTCCTGTCCGCCATCGCGGGTAATGCCGCGGTATACGCGGTTGCCAACCTGACTGGCGGGTGGAATGTCGGCGCGGTGGGCGCCTCCGGCGCGATTTTCGGGCTGTTTGGCGCGCTGATGATCATGTATCGCAAGGTGAATGCGAACATGTCGGGGATCCTCGTCATCCTCGGAATCAATCTTGTGTATGGCTTTGTGATGCCGGGGATTTCGTGGGAGTCACACGTCGGCGGGTTACTCGTGGGCGCGTTCCTGATGTGGCTATGGCTTTCGATCCGCGAGGGCGGGCAAGGCCTGCGCACCCGAGCGTTCCTCGATATCGCCTCCGGGTTGGCGGTGCTTGCGCTGACCGGGCTCATCCTGTGGATCTAG
- a CDS encoding cell division protein CrgA: protein MPESKKRKKVVERRIAQQHAQENRKNAAPAQSPRWWVPVMVGLAVLGLIIIVVAYITGGRFPIPGLSNGNINIFVGIGFMLVGFLMTMGWK, encoded by the coding sequence ATGCCCGAATCGAAGAAGCGCAAGAAGGTCGTTGAGCGCAGGATTGCCCAGCAGCACGCGCAGGAGAACCGTAAGAATGCCGCTCCCGCGCAGTCTCCCCGGTGGTGGGTTCCCGTCATGGTCGGCCTCGCCGTCCTCGGTCTCATTATCATCGTCGTCGCCTACATCACCGGCGGACGCTTCCCGATCCCGGGCCTATCCAACGGCAACATCAACATCTTCGTGGGCATCGGATTCATGCTGGTGGGCTTCCTCATGACGATGGGATGGAAGTAA
- a CDS encoding class E sortase: MMMKAEHARRKPSLFGRILGVIGELMITAGLVIGLFIVWQIWWTDIEANKQQEAAIVTLREEYGTVPDDGVAQPQPGPPPEWAGPTGEGETIGIMRIPAFGLDYAYTIQNGTDLATVLDKGSFGRYTDTTYPGQVGNFATAAHRQTYGAPMLNVPDLNEGDAIVVETAEAFYVYKIIADEIVKPTDVWTVAPDPFMAFDSLTNGTPVSEATRRLLTITTCHPPFVSNERWVVHAEFDYWTKRADGLPKELVDTNAEGTN, encoded by the coding sequence ATGATGATGAAGGCGGAGCACGCGCGGCGCAAACCCTCCCTGTTCGGCCGAATCCTCGGTGTCATTGGGGAACTGATGATCACTGCTGGCCTCGTCATCGGGCTGTTCATTGTGTGGCAGATCTGGTGGACGGACATTGAGGCGAACAAGCAGCAGGAAGCTGCCATCGTCACGCTCCGCGAGGAGTATGGCACGGTTCCGGATGACGGGGTCGCGCAACCCCAGCCCGGCCCGCCCCCGGAGTGGGCGGGGCCAACTGGCGAGGGCGAAACGATCGGCATCATGCGTATCCCGGCATTCGGCCTCGACTACGCCTACACGATCCAGAACGGAACCGACCTGGCCACGGTCCTCGATAAGGGTTCCTTCGGACGTTACACGGACACGACCTACCCGGGTCAGGTGGGCAACTTCGCGACGGCGGCCCACAGGCAAACCTACGGCGCCCCGATGCTCAACGTACCGGACCTCAACGAGGGCGACGCGATTGTGGTGGAGACGGCGGAGGCCTTCTACGTGTACAAGATTATCGCGGACGAGATCGTCAAACCGACGGACGTGTGGACGGTCGCCCCCGACCCGTTCATGGCGTTTGACTCACTGACCAACGGCACCCCGGTGTCGGAGGCCACGCGCCGACTGCTAACGATCACCACCTGCCACCCGCCCTTTGTGTCCAACGAGCGATGGGTGGTCCACGCTGAGTTCGACTACTGGACGAAGCGTGCAGATGGGCTCCCGAAGGAGCTTGTGGATACTAACGCGGAAGGAACGAACTGA
- the pknB gene encoding Stk1 family PASTA domain-containing Ser/Thr kinase has translation MADVPRILGDRYEVGDLIGRGGMAQVHLGYDTRLSRTVAIKVLRTDHAQDPTFIARFRREAQSAAALNHPSIVAVYDTGEETVTSESGRTLSLPYIVMEYVKGRTVSQLLSNGDALPIDEAVQIVVGILSALEYSHREGIVHRDIKPGNIMLTPDGKVKVMDFGIARAVADSSATMTQTNSVVGTAQYLSPEQARGEVVDARSDLYSTGCVLFELLTGQPPFRGDSAVAVAYQHVSQQPPAPTSIAPDIPKALDRVVTKSLAKRREDRYQSAAEMRADLLAAIRGGEVSAPAVGSWQTQVMSAPTQVAATPPTQVAPTPPAQAAKTSTQTAMPVAEDSRSRNKIFIILGIILILLAAAGIGYAIYNANSSPEEPTSTLAQTTVPDLTGMNETQVRAALEERKLVLNVGDPVEDNEIPEGVYVSSNPSIATTVNEGDTVTVHFSSGVGSVEIPNVANGVYTQDQAKEILENAGLRVGRVDVQDVPGLAKDTVSATSPEAGNSVKRGSQVNLVVASGDVVLTDVRGMKIDEAENLLTNDLRIQSISITDVETDQSEPGTVLSMNPAAGKVPYNQRVELVIAKAPTATPTEQPTQAPSTGPSNGPTPTDPAPNNNSGK, from the coding sequence ATGGCTGACGTACCCCGTATCCTAGGTGACCGCTACGAAGTGGGTGACCTGATCGGCCGCGGAGGCATGGCGCAGGTTCACCTGGGCTACGACACCCGTCTCTCCCGCACGGTCGCCATCAAGGTTCTACGCACCGACCACGCCCAGGATCCCACCTTCATCGCTCGCTTCCGGCGCGAGGCGCAGTCCGCCGCCGCCCTCAACCACCCCTCGATTGTGGCCGTCTACGACACGGGCGAAGAGACCGTGACCTCCGAGTCCGGCCGCACCCTTTCGCTTCCCTACATCGTCATGGAGTATGTCAAGGGCCGCACCGTCTCCCAGCTGCTGAGCAACGGCGACGCCCTGCCGATCGACGAGGCGGTGCAGATCGTCGTCGGGATCCTGTCCGCCCTCGAATACTCGCACCGGGAGGGCATCGTCCACCGCGACATCAAGCCGGGCAACATCATGCTCACCCCGGACGGCAAGGTCAAGGTCATGGACTTCGGTATCGCGCGCGCCGTCGCCGATTCCTCGGCCACGATGACGCAGACGAACTCCGTGGTCGGCACCGCCCAGTACCTGTCGCCCGAGCAGGCCCGCGGCGAGGTCGTCGACGCCCGCTCCGACCTGTACTCCACCGGTTGCGTCCTGTTCGAGCTGCTCACCGGCCAGCCTCCCTTCCGCGGTGACTCCGCGGTGGCCGTCGCCTACCAGCACGTCTCCCAGCAGCCGCCGGCGCCGACGTCGATCGCCCCTGACATCCCCAAGGCCCTCGACAGGGTGGTCACCAAGTCGCTGGCCAAGCGCCGCGAGGATCGCTACCAGAGCGCCGCCGAGATGCGCGCCGACCTGCTGGCCGCCATTCGCGGCGGTGAGGTTAGCGCTCCCGCCGTCGGCTCGTGGCAGACCCAGGTCATGTCCGCACCCACGCAGGTCGCCGCCACGCCGCCCACGCAGGTCGCCCCTACCCCGCCCGCGCAGGCTGCCAAGACGTCCACCCAGACCGCCATGCCGGTCGCCGAGGACTCGCGCTCGCGCAACAAGATCTTCATCATCCTAGGCATCATCCTCATCCTGCTCGCCGCCGCGGGCATCGGATACGCGATCTACAACGCCAATTCCTCCCCAGAGGAACCGACCTCGACGCTCGCGCAAACCACCGTCCCCGACCTCACCGGGATGAACGAAACCCAGGTGCGGGCCGCCCTCGAAGAACGCAAACTCGTGCTCAACGTGGGCGACCCCGTGGAGGACAACGAGATCCCCGAAGGCGTCTACGTCTCCTCCAATCCCTCCATCGCTACCACGGTCAACGAGGGCGACACTGTCACGGTCCACTTCTCCTCCGGCGTCGGCTCCGTGGAGATTCCCAACGTCGCCAACGGCGTTTACACCCAGGACCAGGCCAAGGAGATCCTTGAAAACGCCGGGTTGCGGGTGGGCCGCGTCGACGTCCAGGACGTGCCCGGGCTGGCCAAGGACACCGTCTCCGCCACCTCCCCGGAGGCCGGAAACAGCGTCAAACGCGGCAGCCAGGTCAACCTTGTGGTCGCCTCCGGCGACGTCGTGCTCACCGACGTTCGCGGCATGAAGATTGACGAAGCCGAAAACCTCCTCACCAACGACCTGCGCATCCAGTCGATCTCGATCACGGACGTGGAGACGGACCAGTCCGAGCCCGGCACCGTTTTGTCCATGAACCCGGCCGCCGGGAAGGTGCCCTACAATCAGCGCGTCGAGCTCGTCATAGCCAAGGCACCTACCGCTACCCCGACCGAGCAGCCCACCCAGGCTCCGAGCACGGGTCCGAGTAACGGGCCGACGCCAACCGATCCGGCACCCAACAACAATTCGGGCAAGTAG
- a CDS encoding peptidoglycan D,D-transpeptidase FtsI family protein has product MNPPLRKLSVVVTIMFLTLMVAATSLQFFRAPSLNADTRNARTLYKEYGVKRGPIIVAGEAITGVEEIDSPYNYLRTYLQPDLYAPITGYFSVIHNAMTGIERAENGILGGSDSQLATQHLQELLTDADPEGGAVSLTIDPAAQQAAWDALGDRQGAVVAIEPSTGKILALVSKPSFDPNTIASHNREEASAAWDTLNADPAKPLLNRAIGGDLYAPGSVFKLITAAAMIENGLSADSDVEAPHTYSPPGTSHEIYNPLRRQCGDGSGTVPLRVAFTESCNTAFAIGGLNLGAQKMRATAEAFGFGQDLQIPLTVRPSEFPDPQDDAALAMDSFGQRDVLVSPLQMAMVAAAIANDGTLMRPYLVDKTFTADLGVLSTTSPTVFSTPISTRTAEQMRSMMIDVVNKGIGSYAALNYVQVAGKTGSAEVANGVEPHAWFAGFDATDNPKVAVAALVINGGDGGSNAGPVARAVIDAVVGR; this is encoded by the coding sequence ATGAACCCGCCGCTACGTAAGCTCTCCGTCGTCGTGACCATCATGTTCCTCACCCTCATGGTGGCCGCCACGTCGTTGCAATTCTTCCGCGCCCCCTCGCTCAATGCCGACACCCGCAACGCCCGCACGCTCTACAAGGAGTACGGGGTCAAGCGCGGGCCGATCATCGTCGCCGGCGAGGCGATCACCGGGGTGGAGGAGATCGACTCTCCCTACAACTACCTGCGCACCTACCTCCAGCCCGACCTGTATGCGCCGATCACGGGCTATTTCTCGGTCATCCACAACGCCATGACCGGCATCGAACGTGCCGAGAACGGCATCCTCGGCGGCAGCGATTCCCAGCTCGCCACCCAACACCTGCAGGAACTCCTCACCGACGCCGACCCGGAGGGCGGTGCTGTCTCCCTCACGATCGACCCGGCCGCACAGCAGGCCGCGTGGGATGCCCTCGGGGACCGGCAGGGCGCCGTCGTCGCGATCGAACCCTCCACGGGCAAGATCCTCGCACTCGTCTCTAAGCCGTCTTTCGACCCGAACACGATCGCCTCCCACAACCGCGAGGAGGCAAGCGCCGCCTGGGACACCCTGAACGCCGACCCGGCCAAGCCGCTACTCAACCGCGCCATCGGTGGCGACCTGTACGCTCCCGGCTCCGTCTTCAAGCTCATTACCGCCGCTGCGATGATCGAAAACGGGCTGAGCGCGGACTCCGACGTCGAGGCGCCACACACGTACTCCCCGCCCGGCACCTCCCACGAGATCTACAACCCGCTCAGGCGCCAGTGCGGCGACGGCTCCGGCACCGTGCCGTTGCGCGTGGCCTTCACCGAATCCTGCAACACCGCCTTCGCGATCGGGGGCCTGAATCTCGGCGCCCAGAAGATGCGCGCGACTGCCGAGGCCTTCGGCTTCGGGCAGGATCTGCAGATTCCGCTCACCGTCCGCCCCTCGGAGTTCCCCGATCCGCAGGACGACGCCGCCCTCGCCATGGACTCCTTCGGCCAACGCGACGTCCTCGTCTCCCCGCTCCAGATGGCGATGGTCGCCGCCGCGATAGCCAACGACGGCACCCTCATGAGGCCCTACCTCGTGGATAAGACTTTCACCGCGGACCTCGGCGTCCTGTCGACCACCAGCCCCACCGTCTTCTCCACCCCGATCTCCACCCGGACGGCCGAGCAGATGCGGTCGATGATGATCGACGTCGTCAACAAGGGCATCGGCTCGTATGCCGCACTCAATTACGTGCAGGTGGCGGGCAAGACGGGGTCAGCAGAGGTCGCCAACGGGGTCGAGCCCCACGCCTGGTTCGCAGGATTCGACGCCACCGACAACCCGAAGGTCGCCGTCGCCGCGCTCGTCATCAACGGTGGAGACGGCGGCAGCAATGCCGGCCCGGTCGCGCGCGCCGTCATAGACGCGGTGGTGGGCCGTTGA
- a CDS encoding FtsW/RodA/SpoVE family cell cycle protein, which yields MSVVTQKTARTGRFREFLLLVLALAVCLQAWVIVHHSVSVEEVSALPENFWMVTGVAGGLILAAHLVIRWRAPWADPVFFPIAVVLTGLGLVMIHRIDYSLLARGKAALVGGQLMLAVVGVVLMVVTAVLVHHRALRRFTFTSLALGTILLLLPMVPGLGRSVYGARIWINVFGFSYQPAELAKIFFAIFFAGYLVSQRDNLALAGKKVLGIQLPRGRHFGPLLVGWLGCMGILAMEKDFGTALLFFGLFVAMLYVATERVSWLIIGGVLTAIGVYFLVQIMPHIQARFDIWLHALDPEVYSARYGSWQIVQGWFGMASGGLLGTGLGQGYPGNTFAANSDLIVASFGEELGLVGLLAIFSIYLLLVQRAFKTALDLRDGFGKLLASGLGFTVGLQCFIVAGGVTGVIPLTGLAIPFLSLGGSALLTNWIIVGLLIRMSDAARRPALPSSAPLPDLPESPDDDWPDADWPTDAHDPASATASGEPDDATTNDRYPTEVVR from the coding sequence ATGAGCGTCGTCACCCAGAAGACCGCGCGTACGGGCCGATTCCGCGAGTTCCTTCTGCTCGTCCTCGCACTTGCGGTGTGCCTGCAGGCGTGGGTCATCGTCCATCACAGCGTGAGCGTGGAGGAGGTCTCGGCGCTGCCGGAAAACTTCTGGATGGTCACGGGCGTGGCCGGCGGCCTCATTCTCGCCGCCCACCTGGTCATCCGGTGGCGGGCGCCGTGGGCGGACCCTGTCTTCTTCCCGATCGCGGTGGTGCTGACCGGGTTGGGCCTAGTGATGATCCACCGGATCGACTATTCGCTCCTCGCCAGGGGCAAAGCCGCACTCGTGGGCGGGCAGTTGATGCTCGCGGTCGTCGGTGTGGTGCTCATGGTGGTGACCGCCGTGCTCGTCCACCATCGCGCGCTGCGGCGCTTCACCTTCACCTCCCTCGCGCTCGGCACGATCCTCCTCCTGCTGCCGATGGTGCCGGGGCTGGGCCGCTCGGTGTACGGCGCCCGCATCTGGATCAACGTCTTCGGTTTCTCCTACCAGCCCGCCGAGCTGGCGAAAATCTTCTTCGCGATCTTCTTCGCGGGCTACCTCGTCAGCCAGCGCGATAACCTGGCGCTGGCCGGCAAGAAGGTGCTCGGCATCCAGCTGCCGCGCGGGCGACACTTCGGCCCGCTGCTCGTGGGCTGGCTGGGATGCATGGGCATCCTCGCGATGGAGAAAGACTTCGGCACGGCACTGCTTTTCTTCGGCCTGTTCGTCGCCATGTTGTACGTGGCCACCGAGCGAGTCTCCTGGCTGATCATCGGCGGCGTCCTCACCGCGATTGGCGTCTATTTCCTCGTGCAGATCATGCCCCACATCCAGGCGCGCTTCGACATTTGGCTTCACGCCCTCGACCCCGAGGTTTATTCCGCGCGCTACGGGTCGTGGCAGATCGTGCAGGGATGGTTCGGCATGGCCTCCGGCGGCCTGCTCGGCACGGGGCTTGGCCAGGGCTACCCCGGCAACACGTTCGCCGCGAACTCCGACCTTATCGTGGCCTCGTTCGGCGAGGAGCTCGGCCTTGTGGGCCTGCTGGCGATCTTCTCCATCTACCTCCTGCTCGTCCAACGCGCGTTCAAGACCGCCCTCGACCTGCGCGACGGCTTCGGCAAACTCCTCGCCTCCGGGCTCGGCTTCACCGTCGGCCTGCAGTGCTTCATCGTGGCCGGCGGTGTCACGGGCGTCATCCCGCTCACCGGCCTCGCGATCCCCTTCCTGTCCCTCGGCGGTTCGGCGCTGCTGACGAACTGGATCATCGTCGGCCTCCTCATCCGCATGTCCGACGCCGCCCGCCGCCCCGCCTTGCCCTCCTCAGCGCCGCTCCCGGATCTTCCCGAGTCTCCCGACGACGATTGGCCCGACGCCGACTGGCCCACCGATGCCCACGATCCCGCTTCCGCCACCGCGTCCGGCGAGCCCGACGATGCGACCACCAACGACCGCTACCCCACGGAGGTGGTCCGATGA